ACGAACCGTAGACCTCGGCAAACCGGCCCACGAACTGTGAATGCAGGTCGGTTCCGGCAGAGAAAAGCTGGCCGCAGGAGGTGTATTTCCTGCGGGTCTCCTCCATCTTCTGCGCGGCCATGTCAATGGCCTCGTCCCAGGGAATGCGCTGCCACTTGCCTTCGCCGCGCGCACCCTTTCTCAGCAGGGGATGCTTGAGGCGATCCGGGTCATAGACCTGGGCAATGCCCGCATTGCCGCGGGCGCAGAGCATACCGCGCGACTTCAGAAATTTGGGGTTGGGATCGAGCTTCCTGACGACTCCGTCTTCAACATGGGCAATGAGACCGCACTTGTTGAAGCAAATGTCGCAGACAGAAAACCTGGAATCCCAGGCAGGCTCGACCACAGCGGCGGCATGGGCCTTCTTCAAACCGCCGAGCAGGACAGGACCGCCCAAAGCCCCCGCGGCTACAAGGCCGGAAGCCCGGAAAAAATCTCGACGGGACATGGTTTGCTTTGAATTCGACACTGAATACCTCCGGATATCCATTGGTCAGTCGTACGTCAGCGCTTCTCCACCGCCCTATTTCCCTCGGCTCGAAGCGTTGGGAGAAGCCACTTGATGGTCTTTGCCTCCCACTTCCCACGCAGGAGGCGAAGGACCGCGCCGACGTGGCCGGCGCGGCCCCATTGCATCATGCTAACTGCACTTTGCCGGGGACGGCGAGTCCTTGGCGTAATCATGCAGGTAGGTAAAAATGTCGTTCAGATCCTCTTCGGAAATGGTCCACTCGGGGCTGCACTTGATCTTGCCGGTATCGGAGAACAGAGCCGTCCATTCGGCCTGGGTCTTGTCCGCCGGGCTTATGTCGCTGGCGGAACTGCCATGACAGGAACGGCAGTTCTTGCGATAAAGGAACTTGCCCTTGCGGGCATTGCCACCACCCATGGCAAAGGCCATGGAAACAGCGAAAATGGTAATCAGGGCCGTTGCCACGGCCAGGACGAGCTTGCTTTTCATGCTCCCTCCAACTTTGATATGTTACGTGTTAAACACAATTTATCCACTCTTGAACCATATCGACCATGCGCAATCAGGCATATTATAACCTGAACCCGGTATGGGTTGTTCGTTTCATATATACCCATACCGGGTATAGGTGTCAAGCCCCTTGCCCCAAATAATAACAGACATACTATCAATAAATGCTATTTCAATGCATACTCATACCTAAACATCACACGGAGGTTCCCATGTCATATTGCTGGTCTTCGCATCTTCGCCCTGACTTCAGTTCATCCCCTGGGAAAAAGTTTACCGCGGCAGTCCTTGCCGTTGTTCTGCTCATGACCTTGACCATGGTCACCGAAGCCCGGTCGGCAGAACGAGCCCAGACCATCGGCTCGGTCAAAACCGTATCCGGCACGGCCTGCCTCGGCCGCAACGGAGAGCAGTTGCCCGCCAAGGTCGGCGACTACCTGCTTGAGGGCGACACGCTGATAACGGGTGCGGATTCCTCCATGGGGGTCATTTTCCGGGACGACACGCTCCTTTCACTGGGTTCGCGTTCACAGGTCCGCATCGACGCCTTCGTCTTTGATCCGGCCCAGGACAACATGAACTTTCTGACCAACGTCACCAAGGGCACGGCCCAATACATTTCCGGGCAGATCGCCAAGCTCTCGCCTGAAAAAATGAGCGTTGAAACGCCGCTCTCCACCATCGGAATCCGGGGCACCCGTTTTCTCGTCAAGGTCGATTAGGAGCATATCATGAAGAAACTCATACTCACCGCCCTGTGTCTCATGCTGTTGGCCGGATGCGGCCAGACCGTCGTACTCATGCCCGATCTGGACGGCCATGTCGGCGAAGTCACCGTGACCGCCAAGAGCGGTGAAACCGTGACCCTGAACCAGGCCAACCAGGCTGTACGCGGAAAGGACGACGTGTATACCGTGTCCGACCAAGAGCTGCAGTCCACCTTTGGCGAGGCCCTGGCCGCACAGCCCGAACCCACGGCCAGGTTCCTGCTGCACTTTTTCAGCGATTCGGCAAAACTCAAGCCCGAATCCGAGGCACTGATCCCCGAAATCATGGAAAGCTATCGCACCCGCGCCTCCACCGATGTTTCCGTCATTGGACACACCGATACGGTCGGAGAAAAGCAGTACAATTATGACCTTTCGGTCCGACGGGCCACGGCGGTCAAGGAGCTGCTCGAAGCCGCAGGCATACCCGCAGAAATCATCGAAACCACTTCCCACGGCGAAGAGAACCCGCTTGTTCCCACACCGGACGGCAAGGCGGAACCGAGAAACAGAAGAGTGGAAGTGCTGGTCAGATAATCCGCTACCAGAGACGGTCGGCAAAACCCCGATTGAAGCCGTGCTCAGTAATGAGATCGGCGGTCTTCCGGATGTCGTAGGGGATGAAGCGCATGGTCAGGATGCGGGTCTTCGGATCGAACAGCCCGTACTTGGCCCGGTTGTCGCCGTCACGCGGCTGGCCCACCGAACCTATATTCACCAGATGGCGCATACCGGGCGCAAGCCCGGTGTCGCCCTGGGGCAGGGGCCGCTTTTCGCATACCCCCCCCCGGCAGGTGAAGCGCACGAGGGCGTGGGTGTGCCCCACAAAACAGATTTCTTCACTGTACCGGGCGAACACCCCGGCCATGTCATCCTTGTACTTCCATAGATACTCGCTGACCGAATCCGGGGGCAGGCCGTGCACCATCCGGCAACCATGGGCCTTTATCGCCTTGGGCCGGGAGACGAGCCATTGGTAGGTCTCCTCGGTGATCATCTCGCGGGTCTTGCGCAGGGCATCCGCTGCCGGCTGGTTGAACTGGCGCAGATAATGGATGTTGATCAGCCCCTGCTCATGGTTGCCCATGGTGCAGTTCACCCCGCGCTCGCGCAACAGGTCCACGCACTCCTGGGGCTGCGGCCCGTACCCGATCATGTCGCCCAGGCAATAGGCCGCCTCCACTTCATGGGATTGGAGGTCGTCGAGCACCTGCTTCAGGGCTTCCAGGTTGCCATGGACATCGGACATGATGGCGATGAGAGTCATGGATAAAAGCCTATCCTTTCGAGGACTCCACCGCAAGACACCGGCTGAAAATGCTTGCAATTTGCCGGTCCTTGCGGTGCAGTTCAGCATCAAAAATCAAGCGAGACCCTCATGCACATGCCCGACATCGAACAGACCGTCTCTGCCCTGACGGCCAACGGCTTCACCGTGTACCGAACCCCGAACCCGGACGGGGCGCGGGATATCATCCTCAATGAAATCCTTCCTGGGATCATGCCCAGGGTCGTGTCCTTCGGAGACTCCCTGACCCTGATGGAGACAGGGGTGCTGGACGCCTTCCGCGCCGACCCCGAAATCGAATTCATCGACACCTTCGAACAAGGCGTGGACCGACCGGAGATTCTCCAGCGCCGCCGCCAGGCCCTGCTTTCCGACCTCTTCCTGACAGGAAGCAACGCGGTCACCACAAACGGCAAGCTGGTCAACCTGGACATGGTCGGCAACCGGGTGGGCGGCATTGTGTTCGGCCCGGAACACGTCGTCATCACGGTGGGCGTGAACAAGATCGTGCCGGACGCCAATGCGGCCATCCAGCGCATCCGCACGGTCGCGGCCCCGCAAAACGCCAGGCGCCACAACGCAAAAACCCCGTGCGCCAAGACCGGCCGCTGCATGGAATGCAAGAGCCCTGAACGCATATGCAACGTCTGGACGATCACGGAAAAGAGCTGGCCCAAGGGCCGCATCAGAGTGGTGTTGATAGATCAGGAACTGGGCCTGTAACCAAAACAGCCACACCCCGCGAAGCGGCACCAGAAAGTTTTGGAAAAGGAGGGGATGAGGGTCCGGGGAAAGGGGAGGAAAAACCTTTCTCAAAAAGTTTTTCCTCCCCTTTCCCCGGGATTCTAATCGTCGTCAAGCCCGGTCAGGTCGCCTATCTCGAAACCGCATTCCTCTGCCTTGAGCACGCGGCGCATGAGCTTGCCCGAGCGGGTCTTGGGCAGTTTGTCGCGGAATTCGATGGACTTGATCACGGCCACGGGACCGAGTTCGTTGCGGATGGTCTTCTTCAGTTCCTTGATCAGGTCGTCGTTGGGCGTGAAATCGTTGTTGAGCAGGACGAATGCCTTGGCGGCCTCGCCCTTGATCTGGTCCGGCACGCCGATTACCGCGCATTCGCAGACCGCCGGGTGCATGCCGAAGGCGGCCTCAAGCTCGGCGGACCCGATGCGGTGCCCGGCGATGTTGATGACATCGTCGGCCCGGCCCTGAATCCAGATGTAACCGTCCTCGTCCTTCTTGGCCACGTCGCCCGCATAGTACAGACCGGGAATCTGTTCCCAGTACTTCTTGTAGCGATCGTCGTCATTCCACAACCCGGTCATCATGGACGGCCATGGCGCAGTGACCACGAGCAATCCCCCCTTGCCGGGCGGCACGGGCTTCCCGTCCTTGTCCACCACGTCCACCTCCACGCCGGGCAGGGCCTTGGTCACCGAACCGGGTTTGAGCAGGGAGATGGGCAGGGGCGAGATCATGAACATGCCGGTCTCGGTCTGCCACCAGGTGTCGAGCACCGGGCATTCCGAGCGGCCGATTACTTTGTAGAGCCATATCCATGCCTCGGGCGAAATGGGTTCGCCCACGGTGCCCAGCAGACGGAGGCTGGAAAGGTCGTGCTGCTTGGGATACTGGGTGCCGAACCGCATAAGCATGCGGATCATGGTCGGCGCGGTATAGAAGATGGTCACCCCGTATTTGGCCACAATGGACCAGAGCCGGTCTGCCTGGGGATAATTGGGATGACCTTCGTACATGACCGAGGTGGTGCCTGCCATGAGCGGGCCGTACACTCCGGCGCTGTGGCCGGTGACCCAGCCGGAATCGGCGGTGCACCAAAAAATATCCGTGGGCTTGATGTCGAACACGGTGGTCAGGGTGCGGTTCACGCCGACCATGTATCCGGCGTGGGAATGCACGATGCCCTTGGGCTTGCCCGTGGTGCCGGAGGTATAGAGCAGAAACAGGGGGTCATCCGCGTCCATGACCTCGGTGGGAGCCTCGTTGCGTTCCTGACGCACCAGGTCCTCGTAATGAAAATCGCGGCCGTCGACCATGTCCACGCCGATGTTGCAGCGGCGCACCACCACCATGGACTCCACGCAGTCGGCGCAGGCCCCGATCAGGGCCTCGTCCGCGGTCTCCTTGATGCTGATGATCTTGCCGTTGCGGTAGAACCCGTCCGCCGTGATGAGCAGCTTGGCCTGGGCATCGTTGATGCGCTGCCTCAGCGCCTTGGCCGAAAACCCGGCGAACACCACCGAATGGACGGCCCCGATCTTGGCCGAGGCCAGCATGGCGATGAGGGTCTCGGGAATCTGCGGCATGTAGATGACCACCCGATCGCCCTTGCGGATGCCGAGCGACCGGAGCGCGTTGGCGAAACGGTTCACCTCGCGATAGAGTTCGAAATAGGTGAACTTGCGCTGATCGCCGGGTTCGCCCTCCCATATCAGGGCGAGCTTGTTCTTGTTGGCGGTCTCGATGTGGCGGTCCAGGGCGTTGTACACGATGTTGCAACGCGCACCGGGGAACCAGCGGTAAAACGGCGCGTCCTTGTCGTCCAGAACCTGGTCCCACTTCTTGAACCAGTCCAGTTCGTCGGCGGCCTCTTCCCAGTACCCCACAGGGTCCATGCGGGCGAACTTGCGCGCCGCATCAAGCTCCTGGGGATTGACATTGGCTTCAATGACCAACTGCGGAAGCGGACGAAAAACCCGTTCTTCCATGAGCAAACTATCTATCGCACCTGAGTGGTCCATATATCCTCCTCGCCGACAACCGGAAAAACCGGTTTTGCGAGTCTCATTCATACCAACTCCGTCACGCAACTCCCGCCTTATTCGGTCAGCGGTAGCAGCGGCGAGTTGAACGGTTACAAGCCGATGATCTTTTTCAATTCAGCTATACGCCTCCGGCTGATGGGCAGCTCGATACGCGTACGCCCGGCGGTTCGCAGCATGAAGTTGGAACCGGGCATGCTCGCTATTTCGGTAACCATGTCCAGGTTCACCAGATACTTGCGGTGCACACGGAAAAAGCGGTGAGGCCCGAGCCTGTCCTCCAGGTTCTTGAGCCGATAGGACGAAAGAAATTTCTGGTTGGCCGTATGCACGTAGGAATAGTCCTCAAAGGCCTCGACGAAAATAATCTGGTCGTAGGGAATGAGAATGGTGCGCCCGTCCTGGGTCACGGCCAGCTTCTCGATCTCGGGCCTGCGCCCGGTGCTCTGCCCCCAGGCCGCCTGCAATGCGGCCAGGAAGGAATCCTGTTCCTCTTCGGGCAAAGGCAATTTCACGGTCTGCTCGTCGGAATCCTCGACCTCATCCTCGAAGGCGTCAGCAGCCGGAGCCGGATGCGGCACTTCGCGGAACCGGGTCTTGAAGGTCTGAAGCCGGTCCATGGTTCGGGCCATGCGGCCGGGCGCGGGCGGCCAAAGCAGGTAATCGGTGGCCCCCAGCTCAAATGCGGCATAGGCCTGGTTCTCCGAATCCGAGATGAAAACCAGCGCGGGCTTGTTCTTGCGTCCAGCCAGCATCTGGGCCATCTCGATGCCCGAAACATCGCAGGGCAGATCCACACCCACGAAAAACACGCCGTAGTGGATGCATTCAAGCATTTCCATGGCCTCGAACGCGGAGACCGCTTCGCCCATCACCTGGATAAAGGGGACCTCGGACAGCACGTCGCGCAACGCGGTGCGAACCTCGGAGTCTGGATGGATGAGCAGGGCTTTCAGCTTGGGCATATTTCTGGTCTGTCCGTGTTTGGTGAAGACGAAATCTCCAATGCACCTTTATCCCTACGCATATTCGTGCGGGTTCGCAAGACTGGGAGACACACCAAACAATCCGGCTCTAATTTGCCCCCCTCCGATGCATGCTTTAGAAAAAAACCGGCTGCTGCATCTTGCCCCAGCCCCGTGAATTCTCTACATTCAACCATTATGAAGAATCCCTACCTGAACAGCCTGATCAGATTCCTGCGGTCTCACGTCCTCATGTCGTTCATCATTTACGGCGCTGCCGTCAGCGTGCTGGGCGGCGCCCTGTGGGTGACCTTCCAATTCGTGCAGCCGCTGCCTCCGAAAAAAGTCACCATGGTCTCCGGTGGTGAAGGCGGGGCTTACTACGCCTTTGCCAAACAGTACGCACAGTTCTTCAAGAAACACGGATATGAGCTTGAAGTCCTCACCTCCAAAGGCTCCATGGACAACCTGAACCGGATAAACGACCCGGAAGCCGACGTGCAGGCCGCGCTCATGCAGGGCGGCATCACCACAGCCGAACAACACCCCGACCTTGAAAGCCTGGGCAGCCTCTTTTACGAACCGATCTGGGTCTTCCACTCCAAACGGCTGCGGCTCAAGACCCTGGCCGACCTCAAGGGCCACAAGGTCGCCATAGGCGCAGAGGGCAGCGGTACCCATCATCTGGTCAGCACGCTGCTTGCGGAAAACGACATCACCGCCGAGACCGCGACCCTGATACCGGAAGGGATCAGCGAAGCGGCTCCCCAACTCCAGGACCGGAAGATCGACGCGCTCTTCGCCATCTCCGGGATCAACTCCCAAGCCGTGGAAGACCTAAGCCTGGCGCACAAGACCGTCAAACTGTATTCCTTTGACCGGGCCGAAACCTACGTCCGTACACACCATTATCTCAAGAAGCTGACACTGCCCCCGGGCGGCATCGACCTGATCAACAACCTGCCCGACAGCGATGTGACCCTGCTCGCGCCCACGGCCAACCTGGTGGTCAGGGAGGATTTGCACCCGGCCCTCAAATACCTCTTCCTGCTGGCCGCGGATCACGTGCACAAGGACGGCGACATGTTCGCCCCCTCCGGCCATTTCCCCAACAAGGAGGCCCTGCTCTTCCCCTTGAGCGACGAGGCCCGGAACTTCTACAAATCCGGCCCGCCCTTTCTCATGCGCTACCTTCCCTTCCAGTTGGCCATCACGGCGGAGCGGCTCAAGATCCTGCTCATCCCCCTGCTGACCCTGCTCTTCCCGCTGTTCAAGATCACACCGCCCGCCTACCGCTGGCAGATCCGGCGGCGTATTTTCAAGTGGTACAAGCACCTGAAAGAACTCGACATGAAAGCCTATGAGCTGACCGACCCCGCAGAAGCGCGGAAGATGCTGGAACAACTGGAACACATGGACCGCATGGTCCTGGAGACCTCGGTTCCCCTTTCCTACACCGACTACATATACTCCCTGCGGCTGCATATCCGCATGATCGAACAACGGCTGAAAGTGATCGCCGGCGAAATCAAGGAGCAGGACACGGTCTGATCCCCTGCCGACCCCAAAACAAGAACCGCCGGAAGTCTGACGACATCCGGCGGTTTTGTTTTGTCCAAGGGTTACTGCGTGGGCGGCGGCCCGCCCCGCACACCTTCGGGGGCGCAAACCGTTCCTTCGGGCGTGTCGCGGCAGACCCCTTTGAGCGGGCCGTGCGGGGTCTGCACGGTGCAACCATCCCCAACCGCCACTCCTTTGCAGGCAGTGAACGCTTCGGGCGGCGGTCCACGACGCTGCCCCCGCTGTCCCACACCCTGACCTTGCCCGCCCTGCCGCATATTCGGGCTATCGCCCATGGATTGGCGCCTGCCCTTCCATGCCGGAATGCGATGATTGGACGGCTCATAATAGGCCACCCCGCCCCCGGCCACGCAACGCACGAAGTTGAAAATGCGGATGTCGTCTCCCTGAGGGCCATGGCCCTGCGGATACCGACCCGGATCACCGGACTTGGGGTCGCTGCGTTGCGCCCCTGCACCGTGCACGTCGATAAAGGCCTTGGACTGACCGGAATTCGGAGGCGAAAAATACCCCATGGCCCGGCCAAAGGCTATATAGACCGCATGGCTCGGCTTGGGGCCATCCATATGCGTGGTAGAGGTCCAGAAATAGGATTCCACTTCCGAGACCGAAAAGATCGGGTCGATGGCCGCCGAATCCGAGGTCTTCGGGCTGCGCGAATACTCCACTATGGAATGCAGCTCCTTGGCCGAAGGCAGCCGCCAATCCGGGCGCCCGCCAAGATTCAGGTTCTCGCAATAGGCCAGGGCCTCCCCCCAGTTTCTGGTCTTGCCGTCATCCGCCTGCTGCCAGAGCAGCCCGGTGGCGCGGTCGGCCACTGTCCCATCCCCGTCCGTGTGAAAATCGTTTTTGCCGTAGTCGGGGTTGCCGCGCACGTACCGCATGTACCGGCTCTTTTGCTGACGGGAACGGACGGGATATCCCTTGATGCGCCCGTCCGCGAAATTCACGCCGAACGCGGTCTTCGCCCCGCCCATGGTGGTCCCGGCATACTCGGTCGACGACCAGTCCTGACAATCGATGATCCGGGCGCCCGCTTTCGTATCCCCCCACTTGAAATCAAAGTACCGGGTGTCGATGAAAGCGGTGGAACTGGCCTCGTCCGCCTGCACCCAGCCGTTGAAATCCATGAGCGAATACAATTCCTTGATGGTGGGAGCGCGCCAATCAGCATGGCCGCCCGCCCGGCAATCTTCAGCGCCGTCCATGCCCTCCTGCCAGCTCACCGGATTGCCTCTGGCCTTGACCCACATAAGCCCGGTGACCAGATCGGAAACCGTGCCGTCGCCGTTGTCTCTATAGTGTGGAAGATTCCCCTGATACTGAGAATCCTGACCGTTGAATTCCTCCCCCGGCCGGGGGCAGGATATCTGGCGAGAATCATCGAAACAGGCGTTCTGTCCGGTGTCCACGACCGGATACGAGGCAGGCCAGGCCTGACCGGCCATCAGGACCAACCCCAACCAACAAACAAGGATGCGCATTTTCATATCTCCTATCCAGTTTTAATCGCCGAACTCGGCCTGATGGTTACGAACCAATCACCGGCAACGCCTTTATGCAAGCCCAAAAAAACCGCCAGCCCGATTGATTCGGACTGGCGGAGAGTGATCGGTAAGTTTCCGGATTTGCTACAGCAACCTGTCGGCTATCTCCTTGGCGGCACGGCGCCCGGCGCCCATGGCCGAGATGACCGTGGCCGCGCCGGTGACTATGTCGCCGCCGGCGAACACGTTGGGTATGCTCGTCTCGCCGGTTTCGGGGTCGGCTTCGATGTAGCCCCATTTGTTCAGGGCCAGATCGGGCGTGGCCTCCAACAGGATCGGGTTGGGCCGGGTGCCGACCGCAATGATCGCCATGTCGCAGGGGAACTGTTCGGTTTCGCCCTCGATACAGACCGGAGCGCAGCGGCCGGACGCGTCCGGGTCGCCCAGCGTCATCTTCTGCACGGTGAGGGCCTTCAAACGGCCCTGGTTGTCGCCATGAAAAGAGACCGGACCGCACAGGCAGCGGATCTTGATGCCCTCTTCGATGGCGTGATCGATCTCCTCGCGACGGGCGGGCATTTCGTCCTCGGAGCGACGATAGACAATGGACACCTCTTCGGCCCCCATGCGCAGGGCGGTCCGGGCCGCATCCATGGCCACGTTGCCCGCGCCCAGCACGGCCACGCGACGGGCCTTGTAGGCCGGGGTGTCGTAGTTGGGGAATTCGTAGGCGCGGCCCAGGTTGACGCGGGTCAGATATTCGTTGGCGGAAAAAACACCCACCAGGTTTTCGCCGGGAACGCCCAGGAAACGGGGCAGGCCTGCGCCCACACCGATGAAGATGGCGTTGTATCCCTGGCTGAGCAGATCCTGAATGGTCACGGTCTTGCCGCCCACCCAATTGGTATGGAAGGTCACGCCCAGCTCCCGGAGGCCGTCCAGTTCACGGGCAACGACCTTCTTGGGCAGACGAAATTCCGGGATGCCGTAGATGAGCACGCCGCCCGGCTCGTGCAGGGCCTCGAACACGTCCACCTTGATGCCCCGTCCGGCCAGATATCCGGCCACGGTCAGGGAGGAGGGACCGGAGCCGATGCAGGCGACCTTCACATGTACATGTTCCAGCGCACAGACAGACAGGTCCGTCACCTCTTCGCAGGCGCTCTGCGCGGCGTAGTTGTCGGCCACATAGCGCTCCAGGCGACCGATGGCCACGGGCTCATGCTTCTTGCCGAGGATGCACCTGCCTTCACACTGGGTCTCCTGGGGGCAGACACGCCCGCAAACCGCAGGCAAAGAGTTGGTCCTGCGGATGGTGTTGAAGGCGCCCTCCAGGTCGTCGTCCACCAGACAGGCGATGAACCACCTGATGTCGATGTTGACAGGACAGCCCTGCTGACACAGGGGCCTCTTGCACTGCAAACAGCGTTCAGCCTCGACAATGGCCTGTTCTCGGCTGTAGCCCAGGGCCACCTCTTCAAAATTCCGGGCCCGCTCCTCGGGGTCCTGATGGGGCATCGGCGTCCTGGCCCGAACTTTCTTCTGTTTTTTATCGGCCATGACACTGACACTCCTTGCTGAACAATTCCATGGATTCCTCTTCCTGCTCCTTGAACTGCCACAGCCGGGTCTTCAGTTCCGCGAAATCCACCTGATGGCCGTCAAATTCCGGGCCGTCAACGCAGGCGAACAATGTTTTTCCACCCACGGTGCAGCGACAGGCACCGCACATGCCGATACCGTCCACCATGATGGAATTGAGCGACACCGTGGTCCTGGTCCCGAACGGAAGGGTCACCCGGCAGACCGCCTCCATCATGGGAACCGGACCGATGGCCACCACTTCGGCCACCTCGTCCTCGGTCTCCAGAATATCCTTGAGCACTTCGGTGACGAACCCCTTATGGCCCTCGCTCCCGTCATCCGTGGCAATGCGGACCTCGGGACAGAACGAAGAAAGTTCGGAGCAGAAAAGCAGCAGGCTCTTGGAGCGCGCGCCGATGATGGCGATGACGCGATTGCCCGCCGCCACATGGCCCTTGGCGATGTGGTGCATGGCCGCGATGCCGGTGCCGCCGCCGACACAGACCACGGTGCCCGACTTCTCGATGTGGGTGGCCTTGCCGAGCGGACCGCACACATCCATGAACTCGCCGCCTTCCTTCAGGGTATTCATCTCGGCGGAGGTCTTTCCCACCACCAGATAGACGATGGTAATGGTTCCCCTGACGGCATCGCAATCGGCAATGGTCAGGGGAATGCGCTCGCCGTGCTCGGTGGTGCGGAGCATGACGAAGTTGCCGGGTTTGGCTTTTTTTGCAATCTGAGGCGCGTCGATGACCATCATGGTGGTCTGCCCCGGAATCAACTCTACTTTTTTCAGGATCTTGTAACCCATGCGGACTCTCTCACTGGTTGAAATCTCACCCTTCCCTCGCAAAGCACCGAAAGATGTTCGGCAACAAGGACATTGCTAGTAGCTCCAAACAGGTCGGGTTGTCAAAAGTTGCGCAAATGCTTATAGTACCCACAGCGACTGATAGATTTGGATTTGCCAATTCCCACGGACGGGAAGCGGAAAACCACGGGTCCCTCTGGACAGAGCGTGACGAAAGTCACAGGGACGGCCGGGCTGCGATGTGCAATGCCACGGCCTTTTTTTGTGCGCAGGAAAAGGCTTAGGCACCGAGATCGTAGGAGAACCCCGTGAGGATATCCTCCCAGGCGAACGAACAGTACCGCAAGACTTCTGCGCTGGTTGAAAAGCCCAGCGAGAAGAAATCGGTACAGCCCCAGGCCAGAACGACCACCACATCGTTCGGTTTTCGGTTGGGCAAGTTCGGCCTGGATTACCGCGAGGAAACGACCGTCCTCGACCCCTCCCTTTCCCGCGACGTCCGCGAAAAGAAGGAAAAGGCCCGCGCCTTCGAGACCGAAGCCGAAGTGGAGGGCCTGCGCGCCCAGGTCGGTGCCGACGGCGCACGATATCGAGAGACCCAAACCACCGGGACCGCCTCCGGCCTACCCGCTCAAAGCCGAATCAAGACAGCCATGAACGCCTACGCCCAGGCAACGGCCCAGATCCTTCCCCCGCCCGGAAACATGCTGGCGAGCGTGGTCT
This window of the Pseudodesulfovibrio sp. S3 genome carries:
- a CDS encoding sulfide/dihydroorotate dehydrogenase-like FAD/NAD-binding protein, giving the protein MGYKILKKVELIPGQTTMMVIDAPQIAKKAKPGNFVMLRTTEHGERIPLTIADCDAVRGTITIVYLVVGKTSAEMNTLKEGGEFMDVCGPLGKATHIEKSGTVVCVGGGTGIAAMHHIAKGHVAAGNRVIAIIGARSKSLLLFCSELSSFCPEVRIATDDGSEGHKGFVTEVLKDILETEDEVAEVVAIGPVPMMEAVCRVTLPFGTRTTVSLNSIMVDGIGMCGACRCTVGGKTLFACVDGPEFDGHQVDFAELKTRLWQFKEQEEESMELFSKECQCHGR
- a CDS encoding DUF1566 domain-containing protein; amino-acid sequence: MRILVCWLGLVLMAGQAWPASYPVVDTGQNACFDDSRQISCPRPGEEFNGQDSQYQGNLPHYRDNGDGTVSDLVTGLMWVKARGNPVSWQEGMDGAEDCRAGGHADWRAPTIKELYSLMDFNGWVQADEASSTAFIDTRYFDFKWGDTKAGARIIDCQDWSSTEYAGTTMGGAKTAFGVNFADGRIKGYPVRSRQQKSRYMRYVRGNPDYGKNDFHTDGDGTVADRATGLLWQQADDGKTRNWGEALAYCENLNLGGRPDWRLPSAKELHSIVEYSRSPKTSDSAAIDPIFSVSEVESYFWTSTTHMDGPKPSHAVYIAFGRAMGYFSPPNSGQSKAFIDVHGAGAQRSDPKSGDPGRYPQGHGPQGDDIRIFNFVRCVAGGGVAYYEPSNHRIPAWKGRRQSMGDSPNMRQGGQGQGVGQRGQRRGPPPEAFTACKGVAVGDGCTVQTPHGPLKGVCRDTPEGTVCAPEGVRGGPPPTQ
- the gltA gene encoding NADPH-dependent glutamate synthase — its product is MADKKQKKVRARTPMPHQDPEERARNFEEVALGYSREQAIVEAERCLQCKRPLCQQGCPVNIDIRWFIACLVDDDLEGAFNTIRRTNSLPAVCGRVCPQETQCEGRCILGKKHEPVAIGRLERYVADNYAAQSACEEVTDLSVCALEHVHVKVACIGSGPSSLTVAGYLAGRGIKVDVFEALHEPGGVLIYGIPEFRLPKKVVARELDGLRELGVTFHTNWVGGKTVTIQDLLSQGYNAIFIGVGAGLPRFLGVPGENLVGVFSANEYLTRVNLGRAYEFPNYDTPAYKARRVAVLGAGNVAMDAARTALRMGAEEVSIVYRRSEDEMPARREEIDHAIEEGIKIRCLCGPVSFHGDNQGRLKALTVQKMTLGDPDASGRCAPVCIEGETEQFPCDMAIIAVGTRPNPILLEATPDLALNKWGYIEADPETGETSIPNVFAGGDIVTGAATVISAMGAGRRAAKEIADRLL